One genomic window of Lytechinus variegatus isolate NC3 chromosome 1, Lvar_3.0, whole genome shotgun sequence includes the following:
- the LOC121417199 gene encoding LOW QUALITY PROTEIN: YTH domain-containing family protein 3-like (The sequence of the model RefSeq protein was modified relative to this genomic sequence to represent the inferred CDS: deleted 1 base in 1 codon), producing MSAAAGVEQKPRSQRSQVPNGPINPKENVAEGELERYMQSNQPAHQGYSSAPSMAAQDSYMPTTYYQSPYSFPSYSIPGTETTWSTGGDTFNNFNYTSYESNYAAPDYYNQPGTTPPYLNQTFNFFPPNADFMPGTWASNSAPAAQPQGTARTQPQAQAPTGSYYDYPRYQAGPTSMTGQRNYSQGLNGLDAQDGKAHGMKAMELGMSGLNIGAPMDKTAMNVAGREVLKQDVIPPKPQGPSFSQAVAGAGGTAQPPPQNTAVPKQTSWAAIVSKPAKPQPKKTTKTGSHAPVPTQLPTMKPPMTIGTWNNCDKTGTPPKPAGTATTMPSPPQNPAQAQAQPQPPAAIPPQQHIQVPPQQPPMQPPQQQMPVHPQPQVQHVQPQPVAKIEVSQPPLTSAQPVSQQKPVLPTSDVPRRGPQAVVQPQPQQPRVWDSNGQNRGYGQRSSNQSSTAGLAPISGVPGQKNDTDSPVLEKLRSINDYNPTDFTLDLKNSRIFIIKSYSEDDIHRSIKYGIWCSTEHGNKRLDAAMKERQSKGPVYLIYSVNGSGHFCGVAEMMSEVDSTTNTGVWAQDKWKGRFDVRWIYVKDVPNSTLRHIRLENNDNKPVTNSRDTQEVLLDKAKQVMKIIHNFKHETCIFDDFNHYEKRQEEDSNRRGDSRSSRRGGHRN from the exons ATGTCTGCGGCGGCAGGAGTTGAACAG AAACCAAGAAGTCAGAGGAGCCAAG TACCAAATGGACCGATAAACCCTAAGGAGAATGTTGCTGAAGGAGAACTAGAACGCTACATGCAGTCCAACCAGCCCGCCCATCAG GGGTACTCGTCGGCACCTAGTATGGCTGCACAGGATTCCTATATGCCAACAACGTACTACCAGTCACCTTACTCCTTCCCATCGTACTCTATTCCTGGAACTGAAACAACATGGTCCACAGGTGGAGACACCTTTAACAATTTTAACTACACAAGCTATGAGTCGAACTATGCTGCTCCGGACTACTACAACCAACCTGGCACCACCCCTCCTTACTTGAACCAGACCTTCAACTTTTTCCCTCCCAATGCAGACTTTATGCCAGGGACCTGGGCTAGTAACTCTGCTCCCGCTGCCCAACCCCAGGGAACAGCTCGTACCCAGCCACAGGCCCAGGCACCGACTGGCTCTTACTATGACTACCCTAGGTACCAGGCTGGCCCGACTTCTATGACTGGACAGCGTAACTACAGCCAGGGTTTAAATGGACTTGACGCGCAGGATGGAAAAGCCCATGGGATGAAGGCAATGGAATTGGGAATGTCTGGACTGAACATCGGTGCTCCCATGGATAAGACTGCTATGAATGTTGCTGGACGTGAAGTTCTGAAACAGGACGTGATTCCTCCTAAGCCTCAAGGGCCCAGCTTCTCTCAGGCTGTGGCTGGGGCTGGAGGAACTGCACAACCCCCTCCTCAGAACACAGCAGTGCCAAAGCAAACATCCTGGGCTGCCATCGTTAGTAAGCCTGCAAAGCCGCAACCCAAGAAAACAACAAAGACTGGATCCCATGCTCCTGTACCTACTCAGCTTCCGACAATGAAGCCCCCAATGACTATTGGAACTTGGAACAATTGCGACAAGACTGGCACTCCTCCTAAGCCAGCTGGGACTGCCACTACCATGCCCTCTCCCCCTCAGAACCCAGCCCAAGCACAAGCCCAGCCCCAACCTCCTGCTGCCATCCCTCCTCAGCAGCATATCCAGGTGCCACCTCAGCAGCCTCCCATGCAACCTCCACAGCAGCAGATGCCAGTTCACCCTCAACCGCAAGTGCAACATGTCCAGCCTCAGCCAGTTGCCAAGATTGAGGTTTCTCAACCTCCTCTCACTTCAGCTCAGCCTGTGTCCCAGCAAAAGCCAGTGTTGCCAACGAGCGACGTTCCACGGAGGGGACCTCAGGCTGTTGTGCAACCGCAGCCCCAACAACCAAGAGTGTGGGACTCGAATGGACAGAATCGTGGCTATGGACAAAGATCTTCTAACCAAAGCAGTACCGCAGGTCTGGCACCCATTTCTGGTGTACCGGGCCAGAAAAATGATACAGATAGCCCGGTATTGGAGAAATTACGTTCTATCAATGACTATAATCCTACTGACTTTACACTTGACCTTAAGAACTCTCGAATCTTTATCATTAAGAGCTACTCAGAAGACGACATCCATCGCTCCATTAAGTATGGCATCTGGTGCAGCACCGAGCATGGTAACAAGCGCTTGGATGCTGCCATGAAGGAACGCCAAAGTAAAGGTCCTGTGTACCTTATTTACAGTGTGAACGGTAGTGGGCACTTCTGTGGAGTGGCAGAAATGATGTCTGAGGTGGACTCTACAACCAACACTGGTGTGTGGGCC CAGGATAAGTGGAAGGGTCGTTTTGATGTGCGATGGATATATGTGAAGGATGTTCCAAACAGCACGCTTCGGCACATACGGCTGGAGAACAATGATAACAAGCCTGTGACCAACTCTCGTGACACTCAGGAAGTGTTATTGGACAAAGCTAAGCAGGTGATGAAGATCATTCACAATTTCAAGCACGAGACCTGCATCTTTGATGATTTCAACCACTATGAGAAACGACAAGAGGAGGATTCCAACAGAAGG GGAGACAGCCGTAGCAGCCGACGTGGAGGTCACCGAAACTAA